Proteins co-encoded in one Brassica rapa cultivar Chiifu-401-42 chromosome A02, CAAS_Brap_v3.01, whole genome shotgun sequence genomic window:
- the LOC103854491 gene encoding truncated transcription factor CAULIFLOWER A-like isoform X2 gives MGRGRVQLRRIENKIRRQVTFSKRRTGLVKKAQEISVLCDADVALIVFSPKGKLFEYSAGSSMERILDRYERCSYAGQDIPTPSLDSQGECSTECSKLLRMIDAMQISLRHLKGEEVDALSIRELQSLEMQLDTSLRRTRSRKNQLMVESLAQLQKKEKELKELKKQLTKKVDQGEDIEPQNISQGLDSTPPCETPHLLPGPISPHPPLSIGDTSQMNEIGEKDTGILVRSGNTTLPH, from the exons ATGGGAAGGGGAAGGGTTCAGCTACGGCGGATCGAGAATAAGATACGGAGACAAGTGACGTTTTCAAAGCGAAGAACAGGTTTGGTGAAGAAAGCTCAAGAGATCTCAGTGTTATGTGATGCTGATGTTGCTTTGATTGTCTTTTCTCCAAAAGGCAAGCTCTTTGAGTACTCTGCTGGCTCCAG CATGGAGAGAATTCTGGATCGATATGAGAGGTGTTCATACGCCGGTCAAGACATTCCTACACCCAGTTTGGATTCGCAG GGTGAGTGTTCAACCGAATGTTCGAAGCTCTTGAGGATGATTGATGCTATGCAAATAAGCTTAAG GCACTTAAAAGGAGAAGAGGTAGATGCTCTAAGTATCAGAGAGCTTCAGAGTCTGGAGATGCAACTTGATACTTCCCTCAGGAGAACTCGCTCTAGAAAG AACCAGCtcatggtagagtccttagcaCAGCTCCAGAAAAAG GAGAAGGAACTCAAAGAACTGAAGAAACAGCTAACAAAGAAG GTTGATCAAGGTGAAGACATTGAGCCGCAAAACATCAGCCAAGGGTTAGACTCAACACCACCATGTGAGACACCGCACCTGTTGCCAGGACCTATTTCTCCCCACCCTCCCTTGTCTATCGG GGACACATCGCAAATGAATGAAATTGGAGAAAAAGATACCGGAATCCTAGTTCGCTCGGGGAATACAACGTTGCCGCACTGA
- the LOC103854491 gene encoding truncated transcription factor CAULIFLOWER A-like isoform X1, with translation MGRGRVQLRRIENKIRRQVTFSKRRTGLVKKAQEISVLCDADVALIVFSPKGKLFEYSAGSSMERILDRYERCSYAGQDIPTPSLDSQGECSTECSKLLRMIDAMQISLRHLKGEEVDALSIRELQSLEMQLDTSLRRTRSRKNQLMVESLAQLQKKEKELKELKKQLTKKVDQGEDIEPQNISQGLDSTPPCETPHLLPGPISPHPPLSIGTYRDTSQMNEIGEKDTGILVRSGNTTLPH, from the exons ATGGGAAGGGGAAGGGTTCAGCTACGGCGGATCGAGAATAAGATACGGAGACAAGTGACGTTTTCAAAGCGAAGAACAGGTTTGGTGAAGAAAGCTCAAGAGATCTCAGTGTTATGTGATGCTGATGTTGCTTTGATTGTCTTTTCTCCAAAAGGCAAGCTCTTTGAGTACTCTGCTGGCTCCAG CATGGAGAGAATTCTGGATCGATATGAGAGGTGTTCATACGCCGGTCAAGACATTCCTACACCCAGTTTGGATTCGCAG GGTGAGTGTTCAACCGAATGTTCGAAGCTCTTGAGGATGATTGATGCTATGCAAATAAGCTTAAG GCACTTAAAAGGAGAAGAGGTAGATGCTCTAAGTATCAGAGAGCTTCAGAGTCTGGAGATGCAACTTGATACTTCCCTCAGGAGAACTCGCTCTAGAAAG AACCAGCtcatggtagagtccttagcaCAGCTCCAGAAAAAG GAGAAGGAACTCAAAGAACTGAAGAAACAGCTAACAAAGAAG GTTGATCAAGGTGAAGACATTGAGCCGCAAAACATCAGCCAAGGGTTAGACTCAACACCACCATGTGAGACACCGCACCTGTTGCCAGGACCTATTTCTCCCCACCCTCCCTTGTCTATCGG TACTTATAGGGACACATCGCAAATGAATGAAATTGGAGAAAAAGATACCGGAATCCTAGTTCGCTCGGGGAATACAACGTTGCCGCACTGA
- the LOC103854799 gene encoding uncharacterized protein LOC103854799, with protein sequence MASGQTSSSASISSTASIIFPLCHCLQPTTLSISWTDANPGRRFFKCDVHGFLEWSDKDLPCQWQKRSLLEARDKIRRQAAEIKALREAFSTANAQLAAVEVNRSTGPNDDLLIHIEEIVKAQIIQSDKNIRNCVFFSCAGFFVATVVLLLLKI encoded by the coding sequence ATGGCTTCTGGTCAGACTTCTTCTTCAGCTTCCATTTCATCTACGGCCTCCATCATTTTTCCCCTTTGTCATTGTTTGCAGCCAACTACACTGTCGATCTCCTGGACAGACGCAAATCCCGGCCGTCGCTTTTTTAAATGCGACGTACATGGGTTCTTAGAGTGGTCAGACAAGGACTTGCCCTGTCAATGGCAGAAGAGAAGCCTCTTGGAAGCTAGGGACAAGATCCGTCGACAAGCTGCAGAAATCAAAGCTCTCCGTGAAGCCTTCTCGACGGCCAATGCTCAGTTAGCGGCGGTTGAGGTTAATCGTTCCACCGGTCCGAACGATGATCTATTGATTCATATTGAAGAAATCGTCAAAGCTCAAATCATTCAGTCCGATAAGAATATTCGTAActgtgttttcttttcttgtgcCGGCTTTTTCGTTGCAACCGTCGTGCTCTTACTGCTTAAGATATGA
- the LOC103854801 gene encoding uncharacterized protein LOC103854801 — protein MVSARLVDCPDSPEEEDMRPIPDMMFAAGEEPVGVRVLTYQSSSSLKRIFNALDDEEVEIIRRSSFGKLIEIADKPVFSGRFARYMLSRQLKTKKKHETWFRFAGKPVRFSLREFAIVTGLPCGKFPPKSKMKLKETISETPYWPSLFGKVEVVTVSAVIKMLYRKTVKDREIRIKYACLAILESVLLPTSLKMKIAREHAEAIKDLEAFFSFPWGRLAFDMLMASIRERDEIALSQNTIAVKGFVLALQLVMVEAIPALTEVVQDTCSSSESDSEDIDGHGRDMFTKKQTLNPAHGRSVDKRSDVIVRSVLPEDPFRPIEGEYVVYSDEEHDEQVENMLHRLNSNSNFSTSMFRGGVRKHDVDRMRESCKSTSKAKRANNVRITAHDLDPCSIASLVIDKIKSQFDVMETTIKVACSRVDALEGNVVGQVESVLSKFKDEMLACVKDMVSALCKEQVVHHNGTHHIPPLGVGEVSVRANHTDQDPDVNANTIRNVLSHISAYSTPPRATKRSQDENRTPTKEVDVGYGYVPVDPVSDTCAPSAHSENCTRQNAFQQSLENGANHRQLLRETDEPTFSLGLTQEE, from the exons ATGGTGTCTGCACGTCTTGTTGATTGTCCCGATTCACCGGAAGAAGAAGACATGCGTCCAATTCCAGACATGATGTTTGCAGCTGGCGAGGAACCGGTAGGGGTTCGTGTTCTAACGTATCAATCATCTAGCTCTTTAAAACGGATTTTTAATGCTTTAGATGACGAGGAGGTTGAAATTATAAGGCGATCTTCATTTGGGAAATTGATCGAAATCGCCGACAAACCTGTCTTTTCCGGTAGATTCGCTCGATATATGTTATCAAGGCAGCttaaaacgaagaagaagcatGAAACGTGGTTCCGATTTGCGGGAAAACCGGTTAGGTTTTCACTCAGAGAATTTGCGATTGTGACGGGACTACCATGTGGGAAATTTCCCCCCAAGTCGAAGATGAAGCTAAAGGAAACAATATCTGAGACACCGTATTGGCCTTCTTTATTCGGTAAAGTTGAGGTTGTCACCGTCTCTGCGGTCATCAAGATGCTATACCGGAAAACTGTTAAGGACAGGGAAATCCGTATTAAATACGCATGCTTGGCAATTCTTGAATCCGTTCTTCTCCCAACAAGCCTGAAGATGAAGATTGCTAGAGAGCATGCAGAAGCAATTAAAGATCTTGAAGCATTTTTTTCGTTCCCTTGGGGAAGACTTGCGTTTGACATGCTAATGGCTAGtattagagagagagatgagattgCGCTGTCTCAAAACACGATTGCTGTGAAAGGATTTGTTCTTGCTCTACAACTTGTTATGGTTGAAGCTATTCCGGCGTTGACAGAGGTTGTGCAAGATACGTGTTCTTCGTCCGAATCAGACAGCGAAGATATTGACGGTCATGGGCGTGATATGTTTACTAAGAAACAAACTTTGAATCCAGCACACGGCAGAAGTGTTGATAAGAGAAGTGAT GTTATCGTTCGTAGTGTCTTACCTGAAGACCCATTCCGGCCTATTGAGGGGGAATACGTGGTTTATTCCGACGAAGAGCATGATGAGCAAGTGGAGAACATGTTACACCGCCTGAACTCAAACAGTAACTTCAGTACTTCAATGTTTCGTGGTGGGGTTAGGAAGCATGATGTTGATCGTATGCGCGAATCATGTAAATCAACCTCAAAGGCAAAGAGAGCAAATAATGTGCGTATTACTgctcatgaccttgatccatgtTCCATTGCTTCTCTTGTGATAGACAAAATCAAATCTCAGTTTGATGTGATGGAGACGACCATTAAGGTCGCATGTTCCCGGGTTGATGCTTTGGAAGGGAATGTTGTTGGACAAGTGGAGTCTGTTTTATCTAAGTTTAAAGATGAAATGCTTGCATGTGTTAAGGATATGGTGTCTGCGTTGTGTAAAGAGCAAGTTGTTCATCATAATGGGACACACCATATTCCTCCGCTTGGTGTGGGTGAAGTCTCTGTTCGGGCAAACCATACCGATCAAGATCCTGATGTCAATGCCAATACTATCCGAAACGTGTTGTCTCACATAAGTGCATATTCCACGCCGCCAAGAGCCACCAAAAGGAGCcag GATGAGAATCGTACCCCAACAAAGGAAGTCGATGTGGGTTATGGATATGTTCCTGTTGATCCAGTTTCTGATACATGTGCACCATCAGCTCATAGCGAGAATTGTACTAGGCAAAATGCGTTTCAGCAAAGTTTG GAAAACGGGGCAAATCATAGGCAACTTCTTAGGGAAACGGATGAGCCGACCTTCTCGCTTGGTCTTACTCAAGAAGAGTAG